A window of the Clupea harengus chromosome 8, Ch_v2.0.2, whole genome shotgun sequence genome harbors these coding sequences:
- the gltpd2b gene encoding glycolipid transfer protein domain-containing protein 2, with translation MVREDISGLRKELRRWRWRRRCTPMRRTIMGVKCRAALAIVFILLLLGSLWLYGNLNSPWESCLKVYNQQDKTVFHRNESSQGDSDSLELCPGQTFQISLLYSHLRGAPVGTDDVLLQPYLSSWDELIKFLSAMGPLVGAITTEIETKTNIIRELAEQEEERSRMKRRSGARAEGGNSDTLNANMLPSSVDSISPGGYDSVRSMISTELSRDLVNFEEHTDSGCRTLLRLHRALEWLKLFMQRLGEGPEPLSGRMRKPSDLCRQAYQKTLAHHHPWWIRHMAELAFIALPERTFFYRLICVQNQEEASAILDKVVHAAEVVYNSTQRALEEHNMLDLP, from the exons ATGGTGAGAGAAGACATTTCTGGCTTAAGGAAGGagctgaggaggtggaggtggaggaggaggtgcacaCCGATGAGGAGGACAATAATGGGAGTGAAATGCAGGGCGGCGCTGGCCATCGTGTTTATCCTGCTCCTGCTCGGGTCGCTCTGGCTAT ATGGAAACTTGAACAGCCCCTGGGAGTCCTGCCTGAAGGTCTACAATCAACAAGATAAG ACTGTGTTTCACAGAAACGAGAGTAGTCAGGGGGACTCTGATTCGCTGGAGTTGTGCCCTGGCCAGACATTCCAAATCTCCCTGCTGTATTCTCACCTGCGCGGCGCACCCGTGGGGACCGATGACGTTCTCCTTCAGCCATACCTCTCCAGCTGGGATGAACTTATCAA GTTCTTGTCCGCTATGGGCCCTCTGGTTGGTGCCATTACCACAGAGATTGAGACAAAAACCAACATCATCCGTGAGTTGGCAGAGCAGGAAGAAGAGCGATCGAGAATGAAGCGCAGGAGCGGGGCGAGAGCAGAGGGGGGAAACTCTGACACCCTGAACGCCAACATGCTCCCGTCTTCCGTGGACTCTATCTCGCCGGGGGGCTACGACTCGGTCCGCTCCATGATCTCGACGGAGCTGAGCCGAGACCTGGTGAACTTCGAGGAGCACACAGACTCTGGCTGCCGCACACTGCTAAGACTCCACCGTGCCCTCGAGTGGCTGAAGCTGTTCATGCAGAGGCTTGGCGAGGGCCCGGAGCCGCTGTCGGGACGGATGCGGAAGCCCTCTGACCTTTGCCGGCAGGCCTACCAAAAAACCCTGGCCCACCATCACCCCTGGTGGATTCGCCATATGGCTGAACTGGCTTTCATCGCCCTGCCAGAAAGAACATTTTTTTACAGACTAATATGCGTGCAAAACCAGGAGGAGGCCTCTGCAATACTCGACAAAGTGGTCCATGCCGCTGAAGTGGTGTACAACAGCACCCAAAGGGCTCTGGAAGAGCACAACATGCTGGACTTGCCGTGA
- the chrne gene encoding acetylcholine receptor subunit epsilon isoform X1 has protein sequence MAALSVWTCVAAVAIALFSRQVVGGNAEVDIIKEIFKNYNKNIRPAANASDKVEVQVKLTLTNLISLNEKAETLTTSVWLELQWTDYRLSWDEGTHQMEVIRVPSHLVWLPDIGLENNIDGKFDVAYYANVLIYSSGYVYWLPPAIYRSTCAIEITYFPFDYQNCTMVFRSQTYSPNEVELKLAIDEETSEPIEWVVIDPEAFTENGEWAIKHRPARKIINNKYTPDDLEYEEIFFYLIIQRKPLFYVINIILPCSLISSLVLLAFFLPAQAGGQKLTVSISVLLAQTVFLILIGGKIPETSLSVPLIGKYVIFVMSVTTIIVTNMIIVLNFSLRTPSTHTMSPSIRHLFLQVVPRFLGMNALVDDGEGDREMGGEAARERRRSSFGLMQRAEEYVLKQPRSEMMFDRQRERHGLTRSFVDDIDVSTTATLYKSLADAAPEIKECVDACNFIAESTKQQNDVGSEVESWVLIGKMIDKVCFWVALLLFALGTVAIFLTGHFNQAPEFPFPGENKPYTPP, from the exons ATGGCAGCCCTGTCCGTTTGGACGTGCGTGGCTGCTGTGGCCATTGCTCTGTTCTCCAGACAAG tTGTGGGAGGGAATGCAGAAGTAGACATCATCAAAGAAATCTTTAAAAACTACAATAAGAACATCCGCCCCGCAGCGAACGCCTCAGACAAGGTTGAGGTGCAGGTGAAACTGACCCTTACCAACCTCATCTCCTTG AATGAAAAGGCGGAGACTCTCACTACCAGTGTTTGGCTTGAACTA CAATGGACAGATTATCGTTTGTCATGGGACGAAGGAACCCACCAGATGGAGGTGATCCGCGTGCCCTCCCACTTGGTCTGGCTTCCTGACATCGGCCTGGAGAACAA cattGATGGGAAGTTTGATGTAGCCTACTACGCTAATGTCCTCATCTACTCCAGTGGATACGTGTACTGGCTTCCCCCCGCCATCTACCGAAGCACCTGCGCCATTGAGATTACCTACTTCCCCTTTGATTACCAGAACTGCACAATGGTCTTCAG GTCTCAAACCTACAGCCCTAATGAGGTCGAACTCAAACTGGCTATCGACGAAGAAACTTCCGAACCCATTGAGTGGGTGGTTATTGACCCTGAGGCTTTCACTG agaatGGAGAGTGGGCAATCAAACATAGGCCAGCCCGAAAGATAATAAACAACAAGTATACTCCAGATGACCTGGAATACGAGGAGATCTTTTTCTATCTGATCATCCAAAGGAAACCACTTTTCTACGTCATCAATATTATCCTGCCTTGCTCGCTCATCTCCTCTTTGGTCCTGCTGGCCTTCTTCCTCCCAGCccaag ctggtggaCAGAAGTTGACCGTATCCATCTCTGTGCTGCTGGCCCAGACTGTGTTCCTCATCCTTATTGGTGGGAAGATTCCAGAGACATCATTGTCTGTCCCTCTGATTGGAAA GTACGTGATCTTCGTAATGTCGGTGACCACCATCATTGTCACAAATATGATTATTGTGCTCAACTTCTCCCTCCGCACGCCCAGTACCCACACCATGTCTCCCTCTATCAGACAT ctCTTCCTTCAGGTTGTCCCTCGCTTCCTGGGCATGAACGCTCTGGTGGATGACGGAGAGGGCGACAGAGAGATGGGTGGGGAGGCAGCGAGGGAACGGCGACGCAGCTCGTTCGGCCTGATGCAGCGGGCCGAGGAGTACGTGCTGAAGCAGCCGCGCAGCGAGATGATGTTCGACCGGCAGCGGGAGCGCCACGGCCTGACTCGCTCCTTCG TGGATGACATTGATGTGAGCACCACAGCCACCCTTTACAAGAGCCTCGCTGACGCGGCACCAGAGATTAAAGAATGTGTGGATGCCTGTAACTTCATCGCAGAAAGCACCAAGCAACAAAATGACGTTGGATCC GAAGTGGAGAGCTGGGTGTTGATTGGGAAGATGATTGATAAGGTGTGCTTCTGGGTGGCCCTTCTGCTCTTCGCTCTGGGTACCGTGGCCATCTTCCTCACGGGACACTTCAACCAGGCTCCTGAATTTCCTTTCCCTGGTGAAAACAAGCCATACACTCCCCCTTAA
- the chrne gene encoding acetylcholine receptor subunit epsilon isoform X2, with the protein MEVIRVPSHLVWLPDIGLENNIDGKFDVAYYANVLIYSSGYVYWLPPAIYRSTCAIEITYFPFDYQNCTMVFRSQTYSPNEVELKLAIDEETSEPIEWVVIDPEAFTENGEWAIKHRPARKIINNKYTPDDLEYEEIFFYLIIQRKPLFYVINIILPCSLISSLVLLAFFLPAQAGGQKLTVSISVLLAQTVFLILIGGKIPETSLSVPLIGKYVIFVMSVTTIIVTNMIIVLNFSLRTPSTHTMSPSIRHLFLQVVPRFLGMNALVDDGEGDREMGGEAARERRRSSFGLMQRAEEYVLKQPRSEMMFDRQRERHGLTRSFVDDIDVSTTATLYKSLADAAPEIKECVDACNFIAESTKQQNDVGSEVESWVLIGKMIDKVCFWVALLLFALGTVAIFLTGHFNQAPEFPFPGENKPYTPP; encoded by the exons ATGGAGGTGATCCGCGTGCCCTCCCACTTGGTCTGGCTTCCTGACATCGGCCTGGAGAACAA cattGATGGGAAGTTTGATGTAGCCTACTACGCTAATGTCCTCATCTACTCCAGTGGATACGTGTACTGGCTTCCCCCCGCCATCTACCGAAGCACCTGCGCCATTGAGATTACCTACTTCCCCTTTGATTACCAGAACTGCACAATGGTCTTCAG GTCTCAAACCTACAGCCCTAATGAGGTCGAACTCAAACTGGCTATCGACGAAGAAACTTCCGAACCCATTGAGTGGGTGGTTATTGACCCTGAGGCTTTCACTG agaatGGAGAGTGGGCAATCAAACATAGGCCAGCCCGAAAGATAATAAACAACAAGTATACTCCAGATGACCTGGAATACGAGGAGATCTTTTTCTATCTGATCATCCAAAGGAAACCACTTTTCTACGTCATCAATATTATCCTGCCTTGCTCGCTCATCTCCTCTTTGGTCCTGCTGGCCTTCTTCCTCCCAGCccaag ctggtggaCAGAAGTTGACCGTATCCATCTCTGTGCTGCTGGCCCAGACTGTGTTCCTCATCCTTATTGGTGGGAAGATTCCAGAGACATCATTGTCTGTCCCTCTGATTGGAAA GTACGTGATCTTCGTAATGTCGGTGACCACCATCATTGTCACAAATATGATTATTGTGCTCAACTTCTCCCTCCGCACGCCCAGTACCCACACCATGTCTCCCTCTATCAGACAT ctCTTCCTTCAGGTTGTCCCTCGCTTCCTGGGCATGAACGCTCTGGTGGATGACGGAGAGGGCGACAGAGAGATGGGTGGGGAGGCAGCGAGGGAACGGCGACGCAGCTCGTTCGGCCTGATGCAGCGGGCCGAGGAGTACGTGCTGAAGCAGCCGCGCAGCGAGATGATGTTCGACCGGCAGCGGGAGCGCCACGGCCTGACTCGCTCCTTCG TGGATGACATTGATGTGAGCACCACAGCCACCCTTTACAAGAGCCTCGCTGACGCGGCACCAGAGATTAAAGAATGTGTGGATGCCTGTAACTTCATCGCAGAAAGCACCAAGCAACAAAATGACGTTGGATCC GAAGTGGAGAGCTGGGTGTTGATTGGGAAGATGATTGATAAGGTGTGCTTCTGGGTGGCCCTTCTGCTCTTCGCTCTGGGTACCGTGGCCATCTTCCTCACGGGACACTTCAACCAGGCTCCTGAATTTCCTTTCCCTGGTGAAAACAAGCCATACACTCCCCCTTAA